In Larimichthys crocea isolate SSNF chromosome VI, L_crocea_2.0, whole genome shotgun sequence, one genomic interval encodes:
- the rabif gene encoding guanine nucleotide exchange factor MSS4, which produces MDNDQQSKESTDRSDLVSEDGKNSKSVVCQRCGSKVLCPGMAVLVEKELFLPSMRKKSGPSTTEGSVDGDTLTTHWFVQDMFDFDNVGFTKDVGKIKYLICADCEIGPIGWHCLDDLTSYYVAVERVNHA; this is translated from the exons ATGGACAACGACCAGCAGTCCAAAGAGAGCACGGACCGGTCCGACCTGGTGTCTGAGGACGGGAAGAACAGCAAGTCTGTGGTGTGTCAGAGATGCGGGTCCAAGGTGCTGTGTCCGGGGATGGCTGTGCTGGTGGAGAAAGAG CTGTTCTTACCATCCATGCGGAAAAAGAGCGGCCCCAGCACCACAGAGGGATCAGTGGACGGGGACACTCTGACCACCCACTGGTTTGTGCAGGACATGTTCGATTTTGATAACGTGGGCTTCACGAAGGACGTGGGCAAGATCAAGTATCTCATCTGTGCAGATTGTGAGATCGGACCAATCGGCTGGCACTGTTTGGATGACCTAACGAGTTACTACGTGGCCGTGGAAAGGGTGAATCATGCATAG